A single region of the Thermodesulfobacteriota bacterium genome encodes:
- a CDS encoding uracil-DNA glycosylase family protein, protein MSPAQTADVLVADLRELRFGPPVAFVYNPLVYARRPYDLYWDRYGRPPKEVLFLGMNPGPFGMAQTGVPFGEVAAVGGWLGIDAPVARPEREHPARPVEGFACRRSEVSGRRLWGWARERFGAPEAFFRRFFVANYCPLLFLEQGGRNRTPDKLPTAEAGPLYAACDHALRAAVDYLRPRLVVGVGKFAEDRARAALARTGVAVGRITHPSPANPAANRGWAEIVERELGALGVRL, encoded by the coding sequence GTGAGCCCCGCCCAAACCGCCGACGTCCTCGTGGCCGACCTCAGGGAGCTGCGCTTCGGCCCGCCCGTGGCGTTCGTGTACAACCCCCTCGTGTACGCCCGAAGGCCTTACGATCTCTACTGGGACCGCTACGGGCGCCCACCCAAGGAGGTGCTCTTCCTAGGAATGAACCCAGGCCCCTTCGGCATGGCCCAGACCGGGGTGCCGTTCGGCGAAGTCGCGGCGGTGGGGGGATGGCTCGGCATCGACGCCCCCGTGGCCCGTCCCGAGCGAGAGCACCCGGCCCGGCCCGTGGAGGGGTTCGCCTGCCGGCGCAGCGAGGTGAGCGGCCGCCGGCTGTGGGGCTGGGCCCGAGAGCGCTTCGGGGCGCCCGAGGCGTTCTTCCGCCGGTTCTTCGTGGCCAATTACTGCCCCCTGCTCTTCCTGGAGCAGGGCGGCCGCAACCGCACCCCCGACAAGCTCCCCACGGCGGAAGCCGGGCCCCTCTACGCCGCCTGCGATCACGCGCTGCGGGCCGCGGTAGACTACCTGCGGCCCCGGCTCGTGGTGGGGGTGGGCAAGTTCGCCGAGGACCGGGCACGGGCGGCGCTCGCGCGGACGGGCGTGGCGGTGGGCCGGATCACCCATCCCAGCCCGGCAAACCCGGCCGCCAACCGGGGCTGGGCTGAGATCGTGGAGCGGGAGCTGGGCGCGCTGGGGGTTCGGCTGTAG
- the hisF gene encoding imidazole glycerol phosphate synthase subunit HisF, translating to MEPIRIMPCLDMKEGRVVKGVHFVDIKDAGDPVENARYYQSEGADELAMLDIAATLENRKTRLQWVEAVAKEIAIPLTVGGGIGSLEDVEAVLGAGAQKVSMNSAAVKDPDLVARAAERFGAGRITVAIDGRRNPAMPSGFELVVAGGTRPVGIDCVAWARRCEELGAGVLLPTSMDGDGTKAGYDIPFTRAVAEAVKLPIVASGGAGTLEHFCEAAAQGKAAVLLAASVFHFRLLRIGQVKAYLRGRGLAVAGG from the coding sequence CATGCCGTGCCTCGACATGAAGGAGGGCCGGGTCGTCAAGGGGGTCCACTTCGTGGACATCAAGGATGCCGGCGACCCGGTGGAGAACGCGCGTTATTACCAGAGCGAGGGGGCCGACGAGCTCGCCATGCTCGACATCGCAGCCACCCTGGAGAACCGAAAGACCCGCCTCCAGTGGGTGGAGGCGGTAGCCAAGGAGATCGCGATCCCGCTCACGGTGGGCGGGGGCATCGGGAGCCTGGAGGACGTGGAGGCGGTGCTCGGGGCCGGGGCCCAGAAGGTGTCGATGAACAGCGCGGCGGTAAAGGACCCCGACCTGGTGGCCCGGGCGGCGGAGAGGTTCGGGGCAGGGCGCATCACCGTGGCCATCGACGGGCGGCGAAACCCGGCCATGCCCTCGGGCTTCGAGCTCGTGGTGGCGGGGGGGACCAGGCCCGTGGGGATCGACTGCGTGGCGTGGGCCCGCCGGTGCGAGGAGCTGGGGGCCGGGGTCCTCCTGCCCACCAGCATGGACGGGGACGGCACCAAGGCCGGCTACGACATCCCCTTTACCCGGGCCGTCGCCGAGGCCGTGAAGCTTCCCATCGTGGCCTCCGGGGGCGCCGGAACCCTGGAGCACTTCTGCGAGGCGGCCGCCCAGGGCAAGGCCGCCGTGCTGCTCGCCGCCTCGGTCTTCCACTTCCGGCTCCTGCGCATCGGTCAGGTCAAGGCCTACCTGCGCGGCCGGGGCCTCGCGGTCGCGGGAGGGTGA